In Nicotiana tabacum cultivar K326 chromosome 17, ASM71507v2, whole genome shotgun sequence, one DNA window encodes the following:
- the LOC107786037 gene encoding protein LIGHT-DEPENDENT SHORT HYPOCOTYLS 10-like: MNPSAIVMAKELPEGSSRSGGEQLQNPAPLSRYESQKRRDWNTFGQYLKNQRPPVPLSQCNCNHVLEFLRYLDQFGKTKVHLHGCVFFGQPDPPAPCTCPLRQAWGSLDALIGRLRAAYEENGGSPENNPFGNGAIRLYLREVKECQAKARGIPYKKKKKRKLNNPIKATIGAPAATDQHKNLMQAS; this comes from the coding sequence ATGAATCCTTCAGCTATAGTCATGGCAAAGGAGCTGCCCGAAGGATCGTCACGATCTGGCGGTGAACAGTTGCAAAATCCAGCACCGTTGAGCCGATATGAGTCACAAAAGAGGAGAGACTGGAATACTTTTGGACAGTACTTAAAGAATCAGAGACCACCAGTTCCATTATCACAGTGTAATTGCAACCATGTTCTTGAATTCCTCCGATATCTCGACCAGTTCGGAAAGACTAAGGTTCATTTACATGGTTGTGTGTTTTTCGGACAACCTGATCCGCCTGCTCCTTGTACTTGCCCTCTAAGGCAAGCTTGGGGCAGTCTTGATGCTTTGATAGGTAGACTTAGAGCTGCTTATGAAGAAAATGGAGGCTCACCTGAGAATAATCCATTTGGGAATGGTGCGATTCGCCTTTATTTGAGAGAAGTAAAGGAGTGTCAAGCTAAGGCAAGAGGGATTCcttataagaagaagaagaaaaggaagcttAATAATCCTATTAAGGCTACCATTGGTGCACCTGCTGCTACTGATCAACATAAGAATTTGATGCAAGCAAGCTAA